One window of the Rissa tridactyla isolate bRisTri1 chromosome 9, bRisTri1.patW.cur.20221130, whole genome shotgun sequence genome contains the following:
- the ZFAND6 gene encoding AN1-type zinc finger protein 6, translated as MAQETNRSQVPMLCSTGCGFYGNPRTNGMCSVCYKEHLQRQNSNGRISPPATSVSSITESLPVQCTEGSAQETQSTLDSTLTPSMQPSPVSSPSLLTESVASSQPDSTAVDKTVPETEDLQASVSENAEPTPEEPDKSLDKPKQKKNRCFMCRKKVGLTGFECRCGNVYCGMHRYSDVHSCSYNYKADAAEKIRKENPVVVGEKIQKI; from the exons ATGGCTCAAGAAACTAACCGTAGCCAAGTGCCTATGCTTTGTTCCACTGGTTGCGGATTTTATGGGAATCCACGTACAAATGGCATGTGTTCGGTGTGCTACAAAGAACATCTTCAAAGGCAGAACAGTAATGGTAGAATTAGCCCTCCTG CAACTTCTGTCAGTAGTATAACTGAGTCCTTACCGGTTCAGTGCACAGAAGGCAGCGCCCAGGAAACTCAATCAACTTTAGATTCTACATTGACTCCATCTATGCAGCCAAG CCCTGTGTCAAGTCCGTCACTTTTAACAGAATCTGTAGCATCATCCCAACCGGATAGTACGGCTGTGGACAAAACAGTACCCGAGACAGAAGATTTGCAAG CTTCAGTGTCAGAGAACGCAGAGCCTACACCTGAAGAACCAGACAAGTCGCTTgataaaccaaaacagaaaaagaatcgTTGTTTCATGTGCAGGAAGAAGGTTGGACTTACTG GGTTTGAGTGTCGGTGTGGAAACGTCTACTGTGGTATGCACCGTTATTCAGATGTACACAGTTGCTCTTACAATTACAAAGCTGATGCTGctgagaaaatcagaaaagagaaTCCTGTAGTTGTTGGGGAAAAGATCCAGAAGATCtga
- the FAH gene encoding fumarylacetoacetase → MSFIQVDKDSDFPLQNLPYGVFSTKEEPRHRLGVAIGDQILDLSVIKHLFNGPALAKHQYVFDQPTLNAFMGLGRAAWTEARAFLQKLLSAGEPALRDNTELRRRAFVPQASATMHLPARIGDYTDFYSSRQHATNVGIMFRGKENALMPNWLHLPVGYHGRASSVVVSGTPIRRPVGQMRPDNDKPPVFGACKRLDIELEMAFFIGPGNKYGEPIPISRAQEHIFGMVLMNDWSARDIQKWEYVPLGPFLSKSFGTTISPWVVTMEALMPFVLPNPVQDPKPLPYLQDKEPYTFDIKLFVAIKAEGMSMPTTICRSNFKHMYWTMKQQLAHHTINGCNLRPGDLLASGTISGPEPESFGSMLELSWNGTKEIPLGSGQSRKFLQDGDEIILTGYCQGNGFRVGFGQCSGKILPALSDP, encoded by the exons ATGTCTTTCATCCAGGTAGACAAGGACTCAGATTTTCCTCTCCAAAATCTCCCCTACGGGGTTTTCTCCACTAAGGAGGAG CCCAGGCACAGGCTCGGGGTAGCGATTGGAGACCAGATTTTGGATCTCAGCGTCATTAAACATCTGTTCAATGGACCAGCTCTTGCCAAACATCAGTATGTCTTTGACCAG CCTACCCTGAACGCCTTCATGGGGCTGGGCCGGGCGGCGTGGACGGAGGCGAGGGCTTTTCTCCAGAAGCTGCTGTCAGCCGGCGAGCCGGCCCTGCGGGACAACACGGAGCTGCggaggag AGCGTTTGTACCTCAGGCCTCTGCGACGATGCACCTGCCAGCCCGCATCG GAGATTACACTGACTTCTATTCTTCACGCCAACATGCCACAAACGTTGGGATCATGTTCAGGGGGAAGGAGAACGCTTTGATGCCTAACTG GCTGCACTTACCTGTCGGTTATCACGGCCGCGCATCATCCGTTGTGGTGTCTGGGACGCCCATCCGGAGACCTGTGGGGCAAATGAGACCTGACAATG ACAAACCTCCAGTGTTTGGTGCTTGTAAGCGTCTGGATATAGAGTTAGAAATG GCATTCTTTATAGGCCCTGGAAACAAGTACGGGGAGCCGATTCCTATCAGCAGAGCCCAGGAGCACATCTTTGGGATGGTCCTTATGAATGACTGGAGCG CCCGCGACATCCAGAAATGGGAATACGTTCCTCTGGGTCCCTTCCTGAGCAAGAGCTTTGGCACAACCATCTCTCCTTGGGTTGTTACCATGGAAGCTCTCATGCCATTCGTGTTGCCAAACCCTGTCCAG GATCCCAAGCCGCTGCCCTACCTTCAGGATAAAGAACCCTACACTTTTGACATCAAGCTCTTTGTTGCTATTAAAG cagaaggaaTGAGCATGCCAACTACTATATGCAGATCCAATTTCAAG caCATGTACTGGACCATGAAACAGCAGCTGGCTCATCATACGATCAATGGGTGCAACCTCAGACCTGGAGATCTCCTGGCCTCCGGCACAATCAGTGGACCC GAGCCGGAGAGCTTCGGCTCCATGCTGGAGCTGTCCTGGAACGGAACAAAAGAAATCCCTCTTGGCAGCGGACAGTCTCGTAAATTCCTGCAGGACGGagatgaaataattttgacaG